The DNA sequence TTGTGATTTCTTCCATATTAACATAATTTCCTTGGGCCCTTGCGATTAAAGACTCTGTAACTCCTATAACGTCTTTATTATTAATTTCATAACCTTCACTTTCAGATGAATTTATTATACAGTCTACTACAATATTTATTATATCATCGCCCTTTTTAATAATAGGTGCTCTAATTCCACGAGCAGTAGTACCTACGGTTCTAGTCATACAAACTCCTCCTAAATCTAAAATATATTACCCTTATACATTATAGCACTTAATTAATCCATTTTCAGTAATAATAAAATTTACAGGTATATCATGATCTTCATTTGGAACCTTATCCATAATTTGCATTTGAAAAGCTAGGCCAATTTTGATAGCATCTTTATTTAAAGTAGTAAAAAATGTATCATAGTAACCCCCACCGTAACCTATTCTATATCCCCGTTTATCAAAACCAGCCCCAGGGACTAGGACTAGGTCTATAGAACTAGGTTCCACTTCTCTAATATATTCTTTTTTAGGTGTTAATATATTGTAGAAGCCTAATTTTAGTTCTTTTTCGAAGTCTTTTAACTGTGATACTATTAGTTTTCTACTTTTTGGTACGGTAATAGGTACACCTATATCCTTGCCTTTTTTTAAAGAATTTTGTATAATACCTTTTGTAATAACTTCTTTGCGGAAATTAATATATGTCATAATGAAATTTGAGTTATTATAATAAGTTGTATTATAAAGATGTTTAGCAATAGAATTACTTTTTACTATTATTTCATCATTTGATAGTTGACCTCTTTTGTTTAACATGGTTTCACGAATTGTTTTTTTATTAGAATTCAAAATGAATCACCTCAACATGTTTATTTTTCTTACAATCTATATTATAATATAATTTCAAAGTAATAAACAAGATTTAGAAAAATGTTGAAAGGATTTATAGTAAATCAAAGGGGTTTTAATGTAGAAGGTAGAATACATAATATAAGTGATTTTATAAATAGTAAAAAAGTATTAAAGGAATTTACAAAGATATAATGAAGGGGTTTATATTGATACCTAATAGAGGTGAAAAATATTGATTAAATTGATAAATGTCACTAAGATATATGATAATGGAGTTCGAGCTTTATCAAATGTGAATCTTTCCATTGATAAAGGAGAGTTTGTTTTTTTAGTAGGAGCAAGTGGAGCAGGAAAATCCACTATAATTAAGCTTCTTCTTAAAGAAGAAAATCCTACTTCAGGAAGTGTTATTTTAAATGGTAAGGATATAACTAAAGTTAAGAATAGAAAAATACCATATATAAGAAGGGAAGCAGGAGTAGTATTTCAAGATTTTAGGTTATTGGAAAATAAAACAGTTTATGAAAATATAGCATTTGCTATGGAAATATTAGGGACTCACCCTGAGGAAATAAAGAAAAGAGTTCCCAGTGTATTAAGGATGGTAGGATTAAATGATAAGGCTCATTGTTATCCAAGTCAATTATCGGGAGGAGAGCACCAAAGAGTGGGAATTGCCAGAGCAATAGTTAACAAACCTTCTATTTTAATAGCAGACGAACCTACAGGAAACTTGGATCCTAAGACCTCTTGGGGTATTATGGAGATCATAGCAGAAATAAATAGAAGAGGCACTACTGTATTGATGGCCACTCATGCAAAAAATATAGTTGATGATATGCAAAAGAGAGTTATAGCAGTAAGGTCTGGAAGAATAGTAAGAGATGAAGAAGAGGGTGAGTACAAGCATGAGATTCCGAATATTTAAGAATATGATGAAACAAGGTTTTCAAGGACTTTGGAGAAATAGAGGAATGGGTTTAGCTTCTGTTGGTTCTATTACAGCAGTATTATTGGTATTAGGTATGATATTAATACTTATATTAAGTATCAATAATGTAGCCCTTGAAGTAAAGCATAAATTTGATGAGATACAAATCTTTTTAGATTTGGATATAGACGAAGCCCAACGAGAGAGTATTGAAGAGGAAATTAAGAATTGTGAAGGAGTAGTTTCAATAGATTACCAAACAAAAGATGATGCTATGGCAATTCTCGAAAAAGATTTAGGAGAAGATTTATTAGAAGGAATAGAAGAAAATCCATTGCCAGAGTCTTTTATAGTAAAACTAGAAGATGTTGAAAATGCAGATGGTGTGGTAAAAAGCGTAGAGGACTTAGAAGGTGTGGATGAGGTTAAATATTACAAAGATATAATATCTAAACTTATAACGTCCACCAATTATATAAGAACAGGTGGTATAATAGTAGTAGGTGTGTTATTATTTATATCTGTATTTATTATATCTAATACAATAAAAATAACTGTAACAGCAAGGAAAGAAGAAATAAATATAATGAAATATGTGGGAGCTACTAATGGTTATATTAGGGGACCATTTATAGTAGAAGGATTATTACTTGGATTGTTAGGATCAGTTTTATCAATATTTGTTGTTAATTATGGTTATAAATATTTCTTTACAAGAATAAGTGAAAAGCTGTATCTATTTTTTACTATATATTTAATTCCACCCTATGCTTTGACAAATGATATTATCATAATATTTACAGCTATAGGGGTAGGCATAGGCGTTCTTGGTAGTTTAGTATCGCTTAAACGTTTCTTAAATGTTTAAATATAATATGTAAGGAGGTGTATACCAATATAATGAAGCGCAAGATTTTTTATTCGTTAACTGCAATGGCTTTAGTCTTAATTTTTACAATGGGTAATATATGTGTAGCAGATAATGTAGGAAATTTAAAAGATAAGAAAAGCAATGTAGAAAAAAATATTGAAAATAAGAAAAGTGAAATGAATAAAATGAAGAAACAATCGTCTAGTTTAACAGATGAAATAAAAGGTCTAGATGAAAAAGTAACTAAAGCAACTGATGAACTAGAAAAGGTAGAAAAAGAATTAGAAGGTTTAAACAAAGAAATTAAAGAAACTAAAAAAGAGATAGAAGCCGCAGAAAAACGTATGAATGAAAAACAAGAAGAGTTTAATTCTAGATTAAGAGTTATGTATAAGAAAGGTAATGTTGGATATTTAGAAGTTCTTTTATCCTCAGTTAGTATTGGAGATTTTCTAGCTAGGAAGGATATGGTCCAAGCAGTAGTAAATTATGATGTGGACCTATTAGAATACATAAAAGAACAAAAAGATATTGTTGACAAAAAGGAAGCAGAACTCAAATCTCAAAAATCTTCTGTAGAAGTTGCTAAAGAGAAGGCTAAGGAAAAGAAAGAAGAATTAGTAGCTGCTACAAGCACAAAAGAGGCCGCTATGAAAGAATTAGAAAAAGATATTGAAACTATTGAAAAGGAATATGCAGAACTAGAAAAAGAATCTGAACAAATATCCGCAGAAATATCAAGTAAACAAATGGCTGCCGCTACTCCTTCACCCTCTAGAGGTACAAGCAATAGGACAACTGGAGGGAACAATAGAGGAAATAACAATGTAGCAAGCAATAAACCTAATAATAATACTCCTGCGCCTACACCACCAAGTGGTGGTGGAGCTCTAGCTTGGCCATCTAGTGGGCCTATAACTTCACCTTATGGACCAAGATGGGGTAGTTTCCACTCGGGGATTGATATAGGGATACCTGTAGGCACTCCAGTACATGCAGCAGATAGTGGTACTGTTATTATTGCAAAAACAGGTTACAATGGTGGCTATGGAAATTATTTAGTTGTAGACCATGGTGGTGGTATTTCAACTTTATATGCCCATAACTCTGCCCTCTTAGTAGGTGTAGGGTCTAAAGTAAGTCGTGGTCAAATGATAACAAGATCAGGAAATAGTGGTCGTTCAACAGGACCCCATTTACACTTTGAAGTTAGAGTAAATGGTGGACACGTAAACCCAATGCGTTACCTAAGGTAAAATATAAATTAGAATTATTTTTAATAAAAATAGGGGAATGAAAATTCTCCTATCTTTTTTGTATATTTTTTTGTAAACAATCAGGTCTAATGGTATAATGTTTAAGAAGATCTAATAAAATAGA is a window from the Tissierellales bacterium genome containing:
- a CDS encoding peptidoglycan DD-metalloendopeptidase family protein, whose protein sequence is MKRKIFYSLTAMALVLIFTMGNICVADNVGNLKDKKSNVEKNIENKKSEMNKMKKQSSSLTDEIKGLDEKVTKATDELEKVEKELEGLNKEIKETKKEIEAAEKRMNEKQEEFNSRLRVMYKKGNVGYLEVLLSSVSIGDFLARKDMVQAVVNYDVDLLEYIKEQKDIVDKKEAELKSQKSSVEVAKEKAKEKKEELVAATSTKEAAMKELEKDIETIEKEYAELEKESEQISAEISSKQMAAATPSPSRGTSNRTTGGNNRGNNNVASNKPNNNTPAPTPPSGGGALAWPSSGPITSPYGPRWGSFHSGIDIGIPVGTPVHAADSGTVIIAKTGYNGGYGNYLVVDHGGGISTLYAHNSALLVGVGSKVSRGQMITRSGNSGRSTGPHLHFEVRVNGGHVNPMRYLR
- the ftsX gene encoding permease-like cell division protein FtsX, which translates into the protein MRFRIFKNMMKQGFQGLWRNRGMGLASVGSITAVLLVLGMILILILSINNVALEVKHKFDEIQIFLDLDIDEAQRESIEEEIKNCEGVVSIDYQTKDDAMAILEKDLGEDLLEGIEENPLPESFIVKLEDVENADGVVKSVEDLEGVDEVKYYKDIISKLITSTNYIRTGGIIVVGVLLFISVFIISNTIKITVTARKEEINIMKYVGATNGYIRGPFIVEGLLLGLLGSVLSIFVVNYGYKYFFTRISEKLYLFFTIYLIPPYALTNDIIIIFTAIGVGIGVLGSLVSLKRFLNV
- a CDS encoding 5-formyltetrahydrofolate cyclo-ligase; protein product: MNSNKKTIRETMLNKRGQLSNDEIIVKSNSIAKHLYNTTYYNNSNFIMTYINFRKEVITKGIIQNSLKKGKDIGVPITVPKSRKLIVSQLKDFEKELKLGFYNILTPKKEYIREVEPSSIDLVLVPGAGFDKRGYRIGYGGGYYDTFFTTLNKDAIKIGLAFQMQIMDKVPNEDHDIPVNFIITENGLIKCYNV
- the ftsE gene encoding cell division ATP-binding protein FtsE; the encoded protein is MIKLINVTKIYDNGVRALSNVNLSIDKGEFVFLVGASGAGKSTIIKLLLKEENPTSGSVILNGKDITKVKNRKIPYIRREAGVVFQDFRLLENKTVYENIAFAMEILGTHPEEIKKRVPSVLRMVGLNDKAHCYPSQLSGGEHQRVGIARAIVNKPSILIADEPTGNLDPKTSWGIMEIIAEINRRGTTVLMATHAKNIVDDMQKRVIAVRSGRIVRDEEEGEYKHEIPNI